A region of Rhizobium grahamii DNA encodes the following proteins:
- the mazG gene encoding nucleoside triphosphate pyrophosphohydrolase — protein MEASKDISRLIEIMAALRNPESGCPWDIVQTFETIKPYTIEEAYEVSDAIERNDMDDLCEELGDLLLQVVFHARMAEEAGEFSFGDVVEAITRKMIRRHPHVFARSDADTPDAVKKQWDDIKQVEKRERAERRAKRGVTEDFKAGFLGSVQRSFPALTEALKLQERAAKVGFDWSAPEPILDKIEEEIGELRVALSEGDQAKVSDELGDLIFAVVNIGRHVKADPEDALRGTNTKFRRRFKHIETVLDAEGEKLEAASLERMEEIWQAAKAIERQLG, from the coding sequence ATGGAAGCTTCCAAAGACATTTCACGCCTGATCGAGATCATGGCAGCACTGCGCAACCCCGAAAGCGGCTGCCCCTGGGACATCGTCCAGACATTCGAGACGATCAAGCCCTACACGATCGAGGAGGCCTACGAGGTCTCCGACGCGATCGAGCGCAATGACATGGACGACCTCTGCGAGGAGCTCGGCGACCTTCTGCTGCAGGTCGTCTTCCATGCGCGCATGGCCGAGGAAGCCGGCGAATTCTCCTTCGGCGACGTTGTCGAGGCCATTACCCGCAAGATGATCCGTCGCCATCCGCATGTCTTCGCCCGCTCCGACGCCGACACGCCTGACGCCGTGAAGAAGCAGTGGGACGATATCAAGCAGGTGGAAAAACGCGAGCGCGCCGAGCGGCGGGCCAAGCGCGGCGTCACCGAGGATTTCAAGGCCGGCTTCCTGGGCTCAGTGCAGCGAAGCTTCCCCGCCCTGACGGAGGCGCTGAAGCTGCAGGAGCGTGCCGCAAAGGTCGGTTTCGACTGGTCCGCTCCCGAACCGATCCTCGACAAGATCGAAGAAGAGATTGGCGAACTGCGTGTCGCCTTGTCGGAGGGCGATCAGGCAAAGGTCAGCGACGAGCTCGGCGACCTCATTTTCGCGGTAGTCAATATTGGCCGACATGTGAAAGCCGATCCCGAGGATGCATTGCGCGGAACCAATACAAAGTTTCGGCGTCGTTTCAAGCATATAGAGACTGTTCTTGATGCAGAAGGTGAGAAACTGGAGGCTGCAAGCCTGGAACGCATGGAAGAAATCTGGCAGGCCGCAAAGGCGATCGAGCGACAGCTGGGCTGA
- a CDS encoding cytochrome c biogenesis CcdA family protein: MSIADISLLSALLAGALSFLSPCVLPLVPPYLCYMAGISVEQFRGGGSVAVAPDARRSVLLSALFFTLGFATVFIALGAGASSIGMALRQHLDLLAKIGGLIIIVMGLNFLGAFRIGLLSREARFQGSGKPATLTGAYVMGLAFAFGWTPCIGPVLGAILGVAASRETVGSGAGLLAVYSLGLAIPFWIAAGFSGAFMAFLTRFRKHLGTVEKIMGAFLILTGLAFMFGFVSDAAIWFQQTFPILMQIG, encoded by the coding sequence GTGTCGATTGCCGATATTTCCCTGTTGAGCGCCCTGCTTGCCGGCGCCCTGTCGTTTCTCTCTCCGTGCGTACTGCCTCTCGTTCCGCCCTATCTCTGCTACATGGCCGGCATATCGGTCGAACAATTCCGTGGCGGCGGCTCGGTTGCCGTCGCTCCCGACGCCCGACGCAGCGTCCTATTATCGGCACTCTTCTTTACGCTCGGCTTTGCGACTGTCTTCATTGCGCTGGGGGCCGGCGCCTCCAGCATCGGCATGGCGCTTCGCCAGCACCTCGACCTTTTGGCGAAAATCGGCGGCCTGATCATCATCGTCATGGGACTGAACTTCCTCGGAGCGTTCAGGATCGGGCTGCTATCGCGCGAGGCTCGCTTTCAGGGTAGCGGCAAACCGGCGACATTGACCGGTGCCTACGTGATGGGGCTGGCCTTCGCCTTCGGCTGGACGCCGTGCATCGGACCGGTGCTTGGCGCCATCCTGGGGGTCGCGGCTTCGCGGGAAACGGTCGGCTCCGGTGCGGGGCTGCTCGCCGTCTATTCCCTCGGCCTTGCCATCCCCTTCTGGATCGCCGCCGGTTTTTCCGGAGCCTTCATGGCATTCCTGACACGATTCCGGAAACACCTCGGAACGGTCGAAAAGATCATGGGCGCGTTCCTGATCCTGACCGGCCTCGCCTTCATGTTCGGTTTTGTCAGTGACGCCGCAATCTGGTTCCAGCAGACCTTTCCAATCCTGATGCAAATCGGCTAA
- a CDS encoding nitrite/sulfite reductase: MYRYDEFDHAFVAERVEQFRDQVQRRLSGELAEDAFKPLRLMNGVYLQLHAYMLRIAIPYGTLSSRQMRMLAHVARKYDRGYGHFTTRQNLQFNWPKLSDMPDVLAELATVEMHAMQTSGNCIRNVTADHFAGAAADEVADPRPYAEILRQWSSVHPEFSFLPRKFKIAVTGAERDRAAIQVHDIGLHLKKNEKGEIGFAVYVGGGQGRTPMIAKLIRDFLPEEDLLSYTTAVMRVYNLHGRRDNKYKARIKILVHETGAEELARQVEAEFAELKDTELKLPEADVEAITAYFAPPALPERAEGWENLARWKKADPAFARWVQQNVQPHKNPDYGMVTISLKPIGGIPGDASDSQMEAVADIAEEYAFDEIRVSHEQNLILPHVALADLEAVYRGLVSIGLAEANAGLITDIIACPGLDYCALANARSIPVAQEISRRFGDPDRQAEIGELKIKISGCINACGHHHVGHIGLLGVEKKGAELYQITLGGSGDEHTSIGEIIGRGFEPDKVTDAIETIVNTYLAIRKDPSEIFLEAYRRVGPQPFKDALYGSAAEAA, translated from the coding sequence ATGTATCGTTACGACGAATTTGACCACGCTTTTGTCGCCGAGCGCGTCGAGCAGTTCCGCGACCAGGTTCAGCGCCGCCTTTCCGGCGAGCTCGCGGAGGATGCGTTCAAGCCGCTGCGCCTGATGAACGGCGTCTATCTGCAGCTTCACGCCTACATGCTGCGCATCGCCATTCCCTACGGCACACTCAGCTCGCGCCAGATGCGTATGCTTGCTCATGTTGCTCGCAAGTACGACCGTGGCTATGGCCACTTCACGACTCGACAGAATCTGCAGTTCAACTGGCCGAAACTTTCGGACATGCCCGATGTTCTGGCCGAACTTGCGACCGTCGAGATGCACGCGATGCAGACCTCCGGCAACTGCATCCGCAACGTCACGGCTGACCATTTCGCCGGCGCGGCCGCGGATGAAGTTGCAGATCCGCGCCCATATGCCGAGATTCTTCGCCAGTGGTCCTCCGTGCATCCGGAATTCTCCTTCCTGCCGCGCAAGTTCAAGATCGCCGTCACCGGCGCCGAACGTGACCGCGCTGCGATCCAGGTTCACGATATCGGCCTGCATCTGAAGAAGAACGAGAAGGGCGAAATCGGGTTTGCCGTCTATGTCGGTGGTGGCCAGGGCCGCACGCCGATGATCGCGAAGCTGATCCGCGATTTCCTGCCGGAGGAAGATCTGCTGTCCTACACGACGGCAGTCATGCGCGTGTATAACCTGCATGGTCGTCGCGATAACAAGTACAAGGCACGCATCAAGATCCTCGTGCATGAAACAGGTGCGGAAGAACTGGCGCGTCAGGTCGAGGCCGAGTTTGCCGAACTCAAGGACACCGAGCTGAAGCTGCCGGAAGCGGATGTCGAGGCCATCACCGCCTATTTCGCGCCGCCGGCTCTGCCGGAGCGCGCTGAAGGTTGGGAAAACCTCGCTCGCTGGAAGAAGGCCGATCCGGCATTCGCACGTTGGGTGCAGCAGAACGTGCAGCCCCACAAGAACCCGGACTACGGTATGGTGACGATCTCGCTGAAGCCGATCGGCGGCATTCCGGGCGATGCCTCGGATAGCCAGATGGAGGCGGTTGCCGATATCGCCGAAGAGTATGCCTTCGATGAAATCCGCGTCAGCCACGAGCAGAATCTGATCCTGCCGCATGTGGCGCTTGCTGATCTCGAGGCCGTCTATCGCGGCCTGGTTTCCATCGGCCTTGCCGAAGCCAATGCCGGCCTGATCACTGATATCATTGCCTGTCCCGGGCTGGACTACTGCGCGCTCGCCAATGCGCGCTCAATCCCCGTTGCGCAGGAAATCTCCCGGCGTTTCGGCGATCCGGATCGCCAGGCTGAAATCGGCGAGCTGAAGATCAAGATCTCCGGCTGCATCAATGCCTGCGGCCATCACCATGTCGGTCACATCGGCCTGCTTGGCGTCGAAAAGAAGGGTGCTGAACTCTACCAGATCACGCTTGGCGGTTCTGGCGACGAGCATACGTCGATCGGCGAAATCATCGGTCGCGGCTTCGAGCCCGATAAGGTGACCGATGCGATCGAAACGATCGTCAACACCTATCTGGCAATCCGCAAGGATCCGTCGGAAATCTTCCTCGAAGCCTATCGCCGCGTCGGTCCGCAGCCGTTCAAGGACGCGCTCTATGGTTCAGCGGCAGAAGCGGCGTAG
- a CDS encoding DUF934 domain-containing protein, translating into MTKIWRETGFVENDPWVIETEEVKAGEGQKPLLTMDELIAKADESNEVGFGVLIKPADDVRKLEPYLYRLEIVAVAFPAFNDGRAFSHASLLRDRLGYTNELRAVGDVLIDQIPLMQRVGIDSFAVTNETAIKRLTEHRLPGIPHHYQPAVRDADAGKGYSWRRQAKPAA; encoded by the coding sequence ATGACCAAGATCTGGAGAGAAACGGGCTTCGTCGAGAACGATCCGTGGGTGATCGAGACGGAAGAGGTCAAGGCAGGCGAGGGGCAGAAGCCCCTTCTTACCATGGACGAACTGATCGCCAAGGCCGACGAAAGCAACGAGGTTGGCTTCGGCGTGCTGATCAAGCCGGCGGACGATGTCCGCAAGCTTGAGCCCTATCTCTATCGCCTGGAGATTGTCGCTGTTGCCTTTCCGGCGTTCAACGACGGCCGGGCCTTCAGCCACGCATCCCTGCTGCGCGACCGCTTGGGATACACCAACGAACTGCGTGCCGTCGGTGATGTGCTGATTGATCAGATTCCGCTGATGCAGCGTGTCGGCATCGACAGCTTCGCCGTCACCAACGAGACTGCGATAAAGCGTCTCACGGAACATCGTCTGCCGGGGATTCCGCATCATTATCAACCGGCTGTGCGTGACGCGGACGCCGGCAAGGGCTATAGTTGGCGTCGTCAGGCGAAGCCGGCTGCGTAA
- a CDS encoding DUF6665 family protein, which translates to MSVRPPQSLMRPFSIESGFNVLEYELAAERANSLGRHGRKVETALADLKTFDAKGQKDDPHRQALLQKASDAVWSFMVQREICGLRNSRDVIRRYEIPDEVLARLGSSPR; encoded by the coding sequence ATGAGCGTTCGTCCACCGCAATCATTGATGCGACCGTTCTCTATCGAAAGCGGGTTCAACGTTCTCGAGTACGAGCTCGCCGCTGAGCGGGCGAACTCCCTTGGTCGGCATGGTAGGAAAGTCGAAACCGCGCTGGCGGATCTGAAGACCTTCGACGCGAAGGGGCAAAAGGACGATCCCCACCGGCAAGCTTTGCTGCAGAAGGCGTCGGACGCCGTTTGGTCTTTCATGGTTCAACGGGAGATCTGCGGGCTGCGGAACAGCCGGGATGTCATCCGGCGCTATGAAATACCGGACGAAGTGCTTGCGCGGCTGGGATCCTCGCCGCGCTGA
- a CDS encoding DUF2849 domain-containing protein produces MVDKVLTANRLTDGIAVWLNANGEWVVSLQEALVARHAEAVAALEAIGKKSYADNQVVDVAVVEVQETDGVLWPLRLRERIRAQGPTMEYAPGYKPADPAFIAV; encoded by the coding sequence ATGGTAGACAAGGTTCTCACCGCCAACCGCTTGACGGACGGCATTGCCGTCTGGCTGAATGCCAATGGCGAATGGGTCGTCTCTCTGCAGGAAGCCCTTGTTGCCCGCCATGCCGAGGCCGTCGCGGCTCTGGAAGCGATCGGTAAAAAGTCCTATGCCGACAATCAGGTCGTGGACGTCGCCGTCGTCGAGGTTCAGGAAACCGATGGCGTGCTGTGGCCGTTGCGTCTTCGCGAGCGTATTCGTGCGCAGGGCCCGACCATGGAATACGCGCCGGGCTACAAGCCTGCCGACCCCGCATTTATCGCAGTCTGA
- a CDS encoding deaminase, whose product MPDKTIAARLLNVMEQDILPMTERGVAAGNKVFGAAILRKSDLSLVIAETNNELENPLWHGEVHTLKRFYELGEKPATKDLIFLSTHEPCTMCMSAITWAGFDNFYYFFSHEDSRDAFAIPHDLKILKEVFGLEPGGYRRSNAFWNSFAIADLVETEDDRMKAELKSQTARIKARYDSLSNSYQASKSDNDIPLN is encoded by the coding sequence ATGCCAGACAAGACCATAGCCGCCCGCCTGCTCAACGTCATGGAACAGGACATCTTGCCGATGACCGAGCGCGGCGTCGCAGCCGGCAACAAGGTGTTTGGCGCCGCCATCCTGCGCAAATCAGACCTCTCGCTCGTCATCGCGGAGACGAACAACGAGCTTGAGAACCCTCTTTGGCACGGCGAGGTGCATACGCTGAAGCGCTTCTACGAACTCGGCGAAAAACCGGCCACGAAAGACCTGATCTTTCTCTCCACTCACGAACCCTGCACCATGTGCATGTCGGCCATCACCTGGGCCGGGTTCGACAATTTCTACTACTTCTTCAGCCACGAAGATTCGCGCGACGCCTTCGCCATCCCGCACGACCTGAAAATCCTCAAGGAGGTTTTCGGCCTGGAACCCGGCGGCTATCGGCGCAGCAATGCGTTCTGGAACAGCTTTGCTATCGCCGATCTGGTCGAAACCGAGGACGATCGGATGAAGGCCGAGTTGAAGTCGCAGACGGCACGCATCAAGGCGCGCTACGATTCGCTTTCGAACAGCTACCAGGCATCGAAGAGCGACAACGACATTCCGCTGAACTGA
- the cysG gene encoding siroheme synthase CysG has protein sequence MPPKTEQLSVFPAFFRVEGKIAAVFGNGDEAFAKVRLLLNTQARIVAYADRPEADYHAFLIANRIETVRSGFVAEQINGATLVFAATGDAAQDRAIVEAARAEKVPANAVDQPEYCDFFTPALVNRAPVAVAIGTEGAGPVLAQMIRAQVDQLLAPSLGRLADLAIGYRKAVEQIVPKGAARRLFWRRFFSGAVADAVANENLPQARRAANGLLQSAEKVEGHVWLVGAGPGAADLLTLRAQRVMMEADVIVYDALVPQEIVDMGRRDAERLSVGKRKGCHSKSQEEINDLLVHLGREGKRVVRLKSGDPLVYGRAGEEMAALRAAGISYEVVPGITSAFAAAADFELPLTLRGVASSLVFTTGHDLTGDVLPDWASLAVSGATIAVYMGRTVAASVAERLMRAGLPAETTVAVIENASRSDRRLLHGILRDLPDLQHRDELTGPVMVIIGDAVAGANFELSEPLVRERARSEEFARS, from the coding sequence ATGCCTCCCAAGACTGAACAACTGTCGGTATTTCCTGCCTTCTTCCGTGTTGAAGGCAAGATCGCGGCTGTCTTCGGCAATGGTGACGAGGCCTTCGCCAAGGTTCGTCTGCTCCTCAATACACAGGCGCGGATCGTTGCCTATGCGGATCGCCCCGAAGCCGACTACCACGCCTTCCTGATTGCAAACCGGATCGAAACGGTACGATCAGGCTTTGTTGCCGAGCAGATCAATGGCGCAACGCTCGTCTTCGCGGCGACCGGAGATGCGGCGCAGGATCGCGCCATCGTTGAGGCTGCGCGTGCCGAGAAGGTGCCCGCCAACGCCGTCGATCAGCCTGAATATTGCGACTTCTTCACGCCCGCACTTGTCAATCGCGCGCCAGTGGCTGTCGCCATCGGCACGGAAGGTGCCGGTCCCGTGCTGGCGCAGATGATCCGCGCCCAGGTCGACCAGTTGCTTGCACCGTCGCTCGGTCGTCTTGCCGATCTCGCGATCGGTTACCGCAAGGCCGTCGAGCAGATTGTTCCCAAGGGCGCTGCGCGCCGCCTTTTCTGGCGCCGCTTCTTCTCGGGCGCCGTTGCCGATGCCGTCGCCAATGAAAACCTGCCGCAGGCGCGCCGTGCGGCCAATGGCCTGCTGCAGTCTGCCGAAAAGGTCGAGGGCCACGTGTGGCTTGTCGGCGCCGGCCCTGGAGCCGCCGATCTGCTGACGCTGCGCGCCCAGCGCGTGATGATGGAAGCCGATGTCATCGTCTATGATGCCCTCGTGCCGCAGGAAATCGTCGATATGGGCCGCCGTGACGCCGAGCGTTTGTCGGTCGGCAAGCGTAAGGGATGCCATTCGAAGTCTCAGGAAGAGATCAACGATCTGCTCGTGCACCTCGGTCGCGAAGGCAAGCGCGTGGTTCGCCTGAAGTCGGGCGATCCGCTCGTGTACGGCCGGGCTGGCGAGGAGATGGCCGCACTGCGTGCTGCGGGCATTTCCTATGAAGTCGTGCCCGGTATCACGTCGGCCTTCGCCGCAGCCGCCGACTTCGAACTGCCGCTGACGCTGCGGGGCGTGGCGTCGTCGCTGGTCTTCACCACTGGCCACGATCTGACCGGTGACGTCTTGCCGGATTGGGCGAGCCTTGCGGTCTCGGGCGCAACGATCGCCGTCTACATGGGTCGCACCGTCGCGGCATCCGTGGCCGAACGCCTGATGCGGGCCGGCCTGCCTGCGGAAACGACTGTTGCTGTGATCGAAAACGCAAGCCGTTCCGACAGACGCCTGCTGCATGGTATTCTGCGGGATCTTCCGGATCTGCAGCACCGAGACGAGTTGACCGGTCCGGTCATGGTTATTATCGGCGATGCGGTCGCAGGCGCCAATTTCGAACTGTCGGAACCGCTTGTGCGCGAACGCGCCCGGTCCGAGGAATTTGCAAGGAGCTGA
- a CDS encoding UbiH/UbiF family hydroxylase: MKTFEIAVIGGGLAGMIAAIALARGGRNVTLVAPPSSSQDRRTTALMDQSIRFLDRLTLWEKLRPAAAPLSTMRIIDGTNRLLRAPITTFRSVELDLEAFGYNFPNKALMEVLEAAIAAEGNITRFSSFADAIDIGGDSVTVSLADGEVLSASFVVGADGRKSKLRETAGIDVKTWSYPQSAMVLNFQHSLPHENISTEFHTESGPFTQVPLPGNRSSLVWVQNPSDAVARNELSLVELSNVVEERMQSLLGKVTVEEGVQLWPLSGMMAHRSGKGRIALIGEASHVFPPIGAQGLNLSLRDVLALSDILCTRPELPIAADAGDQFDRKRRADIMTRTASVDLLNRSLLSDFLPVQMMRAAGLHILSALPPLRSIVMREGIEPGRGFRDIPSAIRDRLSRKKA; the protein is encoded by the coding sequence ATGAAGACTTTTGAAATCGCGGTGATCGGTGGCGGCCTTGCCGGCATGATCGCCGCTATCGCCTTGGCTCGCGGCGGACGCAACGTTACTCTTGTTGCTCCGCCGTCATCAAGCCAGGACCGGCGCACGACCGCGCTCATGGATCAGTCGATCCGTTTCCTCGACAGGTTGACCCTTTGGGAAAAGCTGCGCCCGGCGGCCGCTCCGCTTTCGACGATGCGGATCATCGATGGCACGAATCGCTTGCTGCGGGCGCCGATCACCACCTTCCGTTCCGTCGAACTCGATCTCGAAGCCTTCGGCTACAATTTCCCGAACAAGGCGCTGATGGAAGTGTTGGAAGCCGCGATTGCCGCCGAAGGCAATATCACGCGCTTCAGCTCGTTTGCCGACGCGATCGATATCGGTGGCGATTCGGTGACTGTCTCGCTCGCTGATGGAGAAGTCCTGTCGGCCTCGTTCGTGGTGGGCGCGGATGGGCGCAAGTCCAAGCTGCGCGAGACTGCTGGCATCGATGTGAAGACATGGTCCTATCCGCAATCGGCCATGGTGTTGAATTTCCAGCACTCGCTGCCGCACGAAAATATCTCGACGGAGTTCCACACCGAAAGCGGCCCGTTCACTCAGGTGCCGCTCCCGGGCAACCGCTCCAGCCTCGTATGGGTCCAGAACCCGTCGGATGCAGTGGCCCGCAATGAACTTTCGCTCGTTGAACTGAGCAATGTCGTCGAGGAGCGAATGCAGTCGCTGCTCGGCAAGGTGACTGTCGAAGAGGGCGTGCAGCTCTGGCCCCTGTCAGGCATGATGGCCCATCGCTCCGGCAAGGGACGAATTGCCCTGATCGGCGAAGCTTCGCATGTCTTCCCACCGATCGGCGCACAGGGGCTCAATCTCAGCCTGCGCGACGTGCTGGCGCTGTCGGACATTCTGTGCACGCGGCCGGAACTGCCGATCGCTGCGGATGCCGGCGACCAGTTCGATCGCAAGCGTCGCGCCGATATCATGACCCGTACCGCGAGCGTCGATCTTCTCAACCGCTCGCTTTTGTCCGATTTCCTGCCGGTTCAGATGATGCGTGCGGCCGGTCTGCATATCCTGTCGGCGCTGCCGCCACTGCGCAGCATCGTCATGCGCGAGGGCATCGAGCCCGGACGCGGCTTCCGCGACATTCCGAGTGCCATCAGGGATAGACTAAGCCGGAAGAAAGCCTGA
- a CDS encoding AEC family transporter, whose translation MSDIVSLLLPFFGLILIGYIAAKVTKQPADALGWMNTFIVYAALPALFFKLVSRTPFEDLTRIDFIATDLAATYSIFIVLFAIGRWVRKNSLADCTIQSFAGAYGNIGYMGPGLSLLALGERAAVPVALIVCLENALHFVVAPALMAVAGGDRRSAGRLAIDIVRRVAFHPFILSTALGFVAAGLQIDQPPALQRFIDYLSQAAAPCALFAMGVTLALRPLKRVPVEIGYIVPAKLIIHPIVVYLALTTVGGFDPIWVYAAVLLAALPTATNVFVIGQQYGVWQERASATILVTTALSVVTVSAVLIAIKSGFLPA comes from the coding sequence TTGTCCGACATCGTCAGCCTGCTTCTGCCGTTCTTCGGCCTGATCCTTATCGGCTATATCGCGGCGAAGGTGACGAAGCAGCCGGCGGACGCGCTGGGCTGGATGAATACGTTCATCGTCTATGCTGCTCTTCCAGCGCTATTCTTCAAGCTGGTCTCACGGACACCCTTCGAAGATCTCACGCGTATCGATTTCATCGCCACCGATCTTGCTGCGACCTATTCGATCTTCATCGTGTTGTTTGCGATCGGTCGATGGGTCCGGAAAAACTCGTTGGCCGACTGCACGATACAATCCTTTGCGGGAGCCTACGGCAACATCGGCTATATGGGCCCGGGCCTTTCCCTGCTGGCGCTCGGCGAGCGTGCGGCCGTGCCGGTGGCGCTGATCGTCTGCCTTGAGAACGCGCTGCATTTCGTTGTTGCGCCGGCGCTCATGGCGGTGGCGGGCGGGGACCGGCGCTCTGCCGGTCGGCTGGCGATCGATATCGTGAGAAGGGTGGCTTTCCACCCCTTCATCCTGTCGACGGCGCTCGGATTCGTTGCCGCCGGTCTCCAGATCGACCAACCGCCCGCCCTGCAGCGCTTCATCGACTATCTCTCGCAGGCGGCCGCGCCGTGCGCCTTGTTCGCGATGGGGGTAACGCTGGCACTTCGGCCGTTGAAGCGCGTGCCCGTCGAGATCGGATACATCGTTCCGGCCAAGCTCATAATCCACCCGATCGTCGTCTATCTTGCCCTGACCACGGTCGGCGGCTTCGATCCGATCTGGGTCTATGCGGCGGTGTTGCTCGCCGCATTACCGACGGCGACCAACGTCTTCGTCATCGGGCAACAGTACGGCGTCTGGCAGGAACGTGCCTCGGCGACGATACTGGTCACGACCGCGCTATCCGTCGTGACCGTCTCGGCCGTCCTGATTGCGATCAAATCAGGCTTTCTTCCGGCTTAG
- a CDS encoding diguanylate cyclase, with amino-acid sequence MRISEITNWAYGVTVALTALSASAFIFSAHSATQERIAVEEHLALDDLGEDLALGAEERTDEARLYVMRGDLRHLDAFHGKEGEERQRETAIRRVRELGASQAELTALDDVAREAEALDKIEADAVAAYGNSDQAGARQILFGPDHDRLQTQMLASVTRFRELTSARTEAALADARWRADWWSLAAKILLSLNAALFLGVLYFILRRRVAMPLVRMTGIVSRLAKQDYEVDVPLDRRRDEIGEMNQAIHIFRENGIERDRLDAERRQDLKTKDLILQMMHRLQACQKQAELAEVVALFAPQIFPDLAGQLYVMNEARSGLTSVASWLEPHRSEPSFPATACWALRRGRPHVSAHDHGDIGCQHLNEDEAAGLCVPLTAQGDAIGLLYFEERPDCEMAADASRLYLELIAENVGLAVANLQLRDKLTNLSVRDPLTGLHNRRSLDEDVNRYTRDASHDPLACMMIDIDHFKRFNDEFGHDAGDEVMRYVSQIIVDTIGDAGRAYRFGGEEFAVFMPGAAADEAFSFAERVRTNIRSTALSHRGRILGAVSVSIGMAYSEDASEASMLLSRADAALLEAKAGGRNMTIAAFPSDSDRHKRGSG; translated from the coding sequence ATGAGAATAAGTGAAATCACGAACTGGGCCTATGGCGTGACGGTCGCTTTGACGGCCCTGTCGGCGAGCGCCTTTATTTTCTCTGCCCACAGTGCCACCCAGGAGCGTATCGCGGTCGAGGAGCATCTGGCTCTCGATGATCTCGGCGAGGATCTTGCGCTTGGCGCCGAGGAGCGGACCGACGAAGCGCGCCTCTATGTCATGCGGGGGGATCTCCGCCATCTGGACGCCTTCCATGGCAAGGAAGGTGAGGAGAGGCAGCGTGAGACCGCGATCAGGCGCGTTCGCGAGCTCGGGGCGTCGCAGGCCGAGTTGACTGCGCTCGATGATGTCGCGCGCGAGGCAGAAGCGCTCGACAAGATCGAGGCGGATGCTGTTGCTGCCTATGGCAATAGCGATCAGGCGGGTGCCCGGCAGATCCTTTTCGGTCCGGACCACGACCGTCTTCAGACGCAAATGCTTGCCTCGGTAACACGCTTTCGAGAATTGACAAGCGCGCGTACGGAGGCGGCGCTGGCCGATGCGCGATGGCGCGCCGATTGGTGGAGCCTTGCGGCCAAGATCCTGCTGTCGCTGAACGCAGCGCTCTTTCTCGGTGTCCTGTATTTCATCCTCAGGCGCCGCGTGGCCATGCCGCTTGTCCGCATGACCGGCATTGTCAGCCGGCTTGCGAAACAAGATTACGAAGTAGACGTTCCGCTCGATCGCAGACGTGACGAGATCGGCGAGATGAACCAGGCGATCCACATATTCCGCGAGAACGGAATTGAGCGTGATCGGCTGGACGCCGAAAGACGGCAAGACTTGAAGACGAAGGATCTGATCCTGCAGATGATGCATCGGCTTCAGGCATGCCAGAAGCAAGCGGAACTGGCCGAGGTCGTGGCCCTGTTCGCGCCGCAGATCTTCCCTGATCTGGCCGGGCAGCTCTATGTGATGAACGAGGCGCGGAGCGGGCTGACATCAGTGGCGTCCTGGCTCGAACCGCATCGTTCTGAACCTTCGTTTCCAGCGACCGCCTGCTGGGCGTTGAGGCGCGGCAGGCCGCATGTGAGCGCCCACGATCACGGCGACATCGGCTGTCAGCACCTGAATGAAGACGAAGCTGCCGGCCTCTGCGTGCCGCTGACGGCGCAGGGGGATGCTATCGGCCTGCTCTATTTCGAGGAACGGCCGGATTGCGAGATGGCGGCGGACGCATCACGCTTGTATCTGGAGCTCATAGCCGAAAATGTCGGTCTGGCTGTCGCAAACCTTCAATTGCGCGACAAGCTGACCAATCTGTCGGTTCGCGATCCCTTGACCGGCCTCCATAACCGCCGGTCACTCGACGAGGACGTCAATCGCTATACGCGTGATGCCTCCCATGATCCGCTTGCCTGCATGATGATCGACATCGATCATTTCAAGCGGTTCAACGACGAGTTCGGCCATGATGCCGGCGATGAAGTCATGCGCTATGTCTCGCAGATCATCGTTGATACGATCGGTGATGCTGGCCGAGCCTATCGGTTCGGCGGTGAAGAGTTCGCGGTGTTTATGCCGGGAGCCGCGGCAGACGAAGCCTTCAGCTTCGCGGAGCGCGTCAGAACGAACATTCGCAGTACGGCTCTGTCGCATCGAGGCCGTATTCTCGGCGCCGTCTCTGTCTCGATCGGCATGGCCTATTCGGAGGACGCCTCCGAGGCGTCAATGCTGCTGTCGCGTGCCGATGCAGCTCTGCTCGAAGCCAAGGCCGGCGGACGAAACATGACGATCGCGGCCTTTCCCAGCGACAGCGACCGCCACAAGCGCGGCTCCGGATAG